ATTTCATGCTTTACGAATTTAAAAAGAAACTTTAATATCAAATCCATAGGTTGCGGAAGGCAGGTTGAAACCACGTTCGAAACCTTGTGCATTTCCTGTTGTACTCGTTGCCTGCGGATCAAGCCCGTGCGGTGTATTGGCAAACAAGGTAGCAATGTTTCGTCCGACAGCCGCCACACGGAATGTCTGGAACGGAGTCTTTCTCAGCCATTTTTTCGGTAAATCGTAGCTGACAGTGATTTCACGCAACTTCACATAAGAAGCATCGTAGATGAAACGGGAAATATCACGAGAGGTATAGTGCATCCAATAGCGTTCGGGGGTACAATAACCCAATACTTGTTGTCCTGCCAGCCCTTCTACGTCTTCGTCATAACGGCAATTAGGAAGAACTACCCCTTTAGGACGTCCCCAGTCAGGATAAATCTGCCCGTTTGCGGTCGGTGTGTTGGCGTTCTGAGGACGCATGAAGCCATATCGTTCTTCGTCCGACTCACCCAAAATCTTTCTGGAGAAGAAATCCGCGTCACGACCTTCCAATGACTTGACGGATTGTCCGTCTACAGAACTCTGGATGGATGTCTGTGAGAAGAACTTACCACCCTTCTGGAAGTCGAACATAACAGAGAAGGAGAAATTACCCAAACGGAACACGTTGTTCCAGCCACCTCGCCAGTCAGCCTGTACACAACCTAAATATTCATAGTCCTGTCCTTCTTTCGGCGACCCGTCGAGCTGACAAAGGATGTATCCTTCGGCATCGCGTTTAAATGTCTTCGCATAGATAGCACCGTAGGGCTTGCCTACTTCCGCATAAGACTTCACGTTGTACACACCGCTACCAATCTGTATCTTGTCGATACCTTCGGGCAATGATTCTACCATGGAATTGTTCTTTGACCAGTTGAAAATGGTTTTCCACTCGAAGTTCTTCACCTTCACCGGCACACCGCTCACGGAGATTTCCCAACCCTTGTTGGAGATTTTACCGGAGTTGATGATTACACGCTGGTAATTGGATAAATAAGAAAGTTCCGACTCGACAATCTGATCACGAGTGTATTTGTCATAGTAAGTAACATCTGCTGTCAGGCGTCCGTCCAGCAAACGAACTTCCGCACCGATTTCTTTTGAGATGGTTGTTTCCGGTTTCAAGTTCGGATTCTTGCGTACGGCGTCACCCTGGAACCACGCCATGTCATTACGGAACAATCCTCCGTAACTGTAACTGTTAATCAAACGGTCGAAACCAGCATCGTTACCCACGCGGGCAATAGATCCGCGCAACTTGGCGAATGAGAATGTCTTGCTCTTCAGCTTGGGGAAGATTTCCGTCAACACGGCACTGGCACTACCGGAGGCATAGAAGTAAGAATTGTTAGCTTTCGGCAAAGAACTTGACCAGTCGTTACGGAAAGTTCCGTCTACAAACAAACCATGATATCCCAAAGACAACATACCGAATACGGACTGTTTCTCTTTCGCATTCACACTTTCCGTTCCACTCAATATAGAGGCATTGTTGGACAATGACTTCACATCCGGAGCTGCCAGTTGAGAAACCTGATTCCAGAGTTTATACCAGTCATTCTTTTGCATAGAAGTACCCAAGTTAGCACTGAGGCTGACCTTCTTGATATTGCGGTTATAAGAAATAACTCCTTCATAATTGTAGTTGTTGGAGGCTTCACGGAAAGTTTCGTACTGTCCGTCGATATCCCACATGGTATAATAATTGTCAAACTTCCAACCGTTCTTGTTTGCCTTTTCTACACTGGCACGCAAACGGATATTCATTCCCTGAATCGGTTTGATATTAAGAGTCAGGTTACCACGGAAGTTATTACGGCCGTCACCATTGCTGATTTCGTTCAGCAGCCAGTAAGGATTGTAGAATCCGTTACCACGCGTGAAGGCTTCACCTGTCTCGCGCTTCCACGGCAGTAATTCCTCCATAACGACGTCACGCGGCATATTCATGATGGCACGCATCGGGTTACGGTTACTGTCACCTTTATAATCACGGTTATCGGCTGTTTCCAGCTGATAGTTAACGGAGATTTCACTGGACAGCCATTTAGCCAGATCCATATTCACACGCAGGTCAAATGTGTGACGCTTCATGTTATCAAAGTTCTTCAGCATTCCGTCGTAGTCGATACCCGTATAGTTGAAACGGATACCTGCTCCATTGAACACCTTATTGACCGAAACACTATGAGTCATGGCTACACCCATTTCGTACATATCCGTGATACCATCCTTATTAGGTACATAAGAACGTATCTGATTATTACGTCCCACCAGATCAAAGCCTAACATCGGCAGCCCCCATGAGCGTTGGTTCGGATTCGCCCAGTTAAATACAAAAATACCATAAGGCAGGCTGGGGTCATAAGCATAACCGTTCTTTGAGTTGGAACCATAATAGTTGAATCCGTCACCCACACCGACAGCCGGAAGGCTGGCCGAACCATAAACATTCTGATAGGCAGGAAATTCACGCAAGAAAGTAAACTGCATATTGTAGCCATAAGAAACACCGAGTCCGGATTTCTTGGTAGCTTTACGGGTAGTGATCAGAATAACGCCATTGGCAGCATCAGATCCATACAAGGCAGCCGCATTGGCACCTTTCAAAACTTCGATTGATTCAATATCGTCCGGGCTGATAGCAGAAGCAGGATTACCATAGTCCAAGTCTCCATCTTCTCCCATCGGGTTCATGATGGGCACACCGTCAATTACGTACAACGGCTGGTTATTTCCGGTCAGGGAGTTGTTACCACGAATCTCCACACGGGTAGAAGACAACGGACCGCCATTCGAAATAAAATTAACGCCCGAAACTTTACCGCTCAGACTATTCAATAAGTTCGGGTCACGTGTATCCAGCAGAGATTCCGTGTCAATGGACTGACGGGCATATCCCAACGATTTGGATTCACGACTGATGCCCAATGCCGTAACCACGACATCGTTCAGTTCTTTGACATCCTCACTTAGAACGATGCGCAGCAGATCATTGTTTTTCAAGGTAGCCAGTCTGATAGTCTTTACAGCATAGCCTATGAATCTTACATTCAGAATAGCATCTTTCGGCACATTGTTCAAGGTAAATTGTCCCTCCATATTTGTCGCAGTAGCTAAGTTTTGGTTTCCAACCACCGTAATATTAGCACCTGGAAGCGGATCACCAAACTCGTCAACAACGACTCCAGTGACCTTTCGGTTTTGCGCCGAAAGTGAAAGTGCGAAGAACGTGAGCAATACCATCAGGCACGTCCCTATCCTCCAGCTTCTTTTCAGATAAAGTTTCTCCATATTAGCTTAAGTTTATAATTAATAAATTTGTTCTTTTCATTTTTCTACAGTGATGGTGAAGTAGTTCAAATCAGGTTTGCCCGCCACAATGTTCAGCACTGTACGGCGCCAGCCATTCACATCGCTCTTCATGGTGAAAGCGTCGACAGTAACCCATTCGCCTCCGGTTGCATGAAGTTCTACGACAGGCCCTTGTCTTCTTTTCGTGCCTTCGCCAAAGTCAAAACGGATTTTAGCATCTTCTTTGGCAGCATAACATACCTTGACTGTGATATCTCCGGCAGCATAAGGCAGTTCTTTCCATTCCATCCACTCACCCGCCTCTGTGCTGGTGACATACCATTCGGTGTTCTTATCCGGAGCCACACCGGCTATTTTGGCAACATCCAGACTTCCGGTACGGTATTGATTACCGCTATTCTTAGCAGATACATCGAAGAAGTAATCGCAGGCCTCCATTTCTACACGGAATGATTCGGCCCATGCCCGGCTGCTACTGTATTTACGGAGAATGTTCAGACGCTGGTTGGGGAAGTCATAGTAAATGTTGTCGGTACTTCTCCAATAAGCGGCATTCTCGGCCATATCGGTAAAACCTTCCAGGAAGACCAGATCAGCATTCTTCGCAACCATATCGTCCAAAGCATCCGTCAAACGTTTGCCGTGATCTGCATCAAAAAACATACGGGTACCCGATTTATCATTGGTATAGAAAGCCGGAACAGCCACACCTACAGTTTTTCCATTGAAGGTACGTACCGTCCAGGAACTACGGGTGGGAGCCTGCTCAGAGGCAATAAACCAATCGTTCAGTGATTCTACGACTGATTCGTCCACCTCTTTATCACGGTCCTGAAAGGCTCTGTCGGCACAAATAAAGAGATCTTCGCCATAAGCAGACTTGAAGTCAGCATGAATCTTGTTCAGAATGGCCTTTAATTTGCCTTTACAGTCAATTTTCTTGTTGCCCAATGCAGCATAGTCTACATTAAGGAAACCGTTGATGCTCCACAAAAACAGGACAGGTTTGCCGTCTATGCGAAGAAGATACTTGTTATTGGCTTTATTCTCGCCATAAAAGTTATCGAAGGCCAGTTTTATATTGTAATCCCATATATACTTATATATATCGTCCAAATTGTCCAGCGGATACATCACCTCTTCATCGGTCAGTCCCTTGTTTTGCTGAGTTTCCGCACTAATGAATGTAGCATAGGTCTGATACAAGTCAAAATTGCGGGCAGCCGCCCAGGAAGCCGGACAGTCATCGAAGATGGCGATCTTCAGATTTTCTTCATTCCGACGCTGTAAAGCAGCAACGAAGTCTTTGATACGGGTAGGATCGCCATGATCTCTGTCATAAGCAGGATCAGTGTCCGCCTTCGGCAAGCGTCCGCGGCAATTGGGAGCTACATAATCCAAACCACTATACACCATCTCTTCTACCAAGTTATCCCACCACTCTGTTTCCGTAGCACCAAAAGACTTCACTTCGAAAAGCGGCTTATTATAAAAGGTAGTAGAACTAGTCCCGCCACTGGCAGCATCTTCTCCATTGCGGAGATTCTTCTGATAGCTGAACAGCGCCCCCATCAAAAAACTATGTTCGGGAATATTACTCTCTACCGCAGGAGCAGGAAGTATGAACGTCCCTTCTGTCGGTATAACCGGGTCCGGATTAGTATCAGGAACAATAGTATTGTCCTCATCAGAACAGCTAACAATCATGGAAGCTAATA
This sequence is a window from Bacteroides thetaiotaomicron VPI-5482. Protein-coding genes within it:
- a CDS encoding SusC/RagA family TonB-linked outer membrane protein, which codes for MEKLYLKRSWRIGTCLMVLLTFFALSLSAQNRKVTGVVVDEFGDPLPGANITVVGNQNLATATNMEGQFTLNNVPKDAILNVRFIGYAVKTIRLATLKNNDLLRIVLSEDVKELNDVVVTALGISRESKSLGYARQSIDTESLLDTRDPNLLNSLSGKVSGVNFISNGGPLSSTRVEIRGNNSLTGNNQPLYVIDGVPIMNPMGEDGDLDYGNPASAISPDDIESIEVLKGANAAALYGSDAANGVILITTRKATKKSGLGVSYGYNMQFTFLREFPAYQNVYGSASLPAVGVGDGFNYYGSNSKNGYAYDPSLPYGIFVFNWANPNQRSWGLPMLGFDLVGRNNQIRSYVPNKDGITDMYEMGVAMTHSVSVNKVFNGAGIRFNYTGIDYDGMLKNFDNMKRHTFDLRVNMDLAKWLSSEISVNYQLETADNRDYKGDSNRNPMRAIMNMPRDVVMEELLPWKRETGEAFTRGNGFYNPYWLLNEISNGDGRNNFRGNLTLNIKPIQGMNIRLRASVEKANKNGWKFDNYYTMWDIDGQYETFREASNNYNYEGVISYNRNIKKVSLSANLGTSMQKNDWYKLWNQVSQLAAPDVKSLSNNASILSGTESVNAKEKQSVFGMLSLGYHGLFVDGTFRNDWSSSLPKANNSYFYASGSASAVLTEIFPKLKSKTFSFAKLRGSIARVGNDAGFDRLINSYSYGGLFRNDMAWFQGDAVRKNPNLKPETTISKEIGAEVRLLDGRLTADVTYYDKYTRDQIVESELSYLSNYQRVIINSGKISNKGWEISVSGVPVKVKNFEWKTIFNWSKNNSMVESLPEGIDKIQIGSGVYNVKSYAEVGKPYGAIYAKTFKRDAEGYILCQLDGSPKEGQDYEYLGCVQADWRGGWNNVFRLGNFSFSVMFDFQKGGKFFSQTSIQSSVDGQSVKSLEGRDADFFSRKILGESDEERYGFMRPQNANTPTANGQIYPDWGRPKGVVLPNCRYDEDVEGLAGQQVLGYCTPERYWMHYTSRDISRFIYDASYVKLREITVSYDLPKKWLRKTPFQTFRVAAVGRNIATLFANTPHGLDPQATSTTGNAQGFERGFNLPSATYGFDIKVSF
- a CDS encoding DUF5010 domain-containing protein, with amino-acid sequence MKNYLKITMGLVLASMIVSCSDEDNTIVPDTNPDPVIPTEGTFILPAPAVESNIPEHSFLMGALFSYQKNLRNGEDAASGGTSSTTFYNKPLFEVKSFGATETEWWDNLVEEMVYSGLDYVAPNCRGRLPKADTDPAYDRDHGDPTRIKDFVAALQRRNEENLKIAIFDDCPASWAAARNFDLYQTYATFISAETQQNKGLTDEEVMYPLDNLDDIYKYIWDYNIKLAFDNFYGENKANNKYLLRIDGKPVLFLWSINGFLNVDYAALGNKKIDCKGKLKAILNKIHADFKSAYGEDLFICADRAFQDRDKEVDESVVESLNDWFIASEQAPTRSSWTVRTFNGKTVGVAVPAFYTNDKSGTRMFFDADHGKRLTDALDDMVAKNADLVFLEGFTDMAENAAYWRSTDNIYYDFPNQRLNILRKYSSSRAWAESFRVEMEACDYFFDVSAKNSGNQYRTGSLDVAKIAGVAPDKNTEWYVTSTEAGEWMEWKELPYAAGDITVKVCYAAKEDAKIRFDFGEGTKRRQGPVVELHATGGEWVTVDAFTMKSDVNGWRRTVLNIVAGKPDLNYFTITVEK